The Chloroflexia bacterium SDU3-3 genomic sequence GCGAGGCGGTGGAGCGGCACGCGGGCGGCCATCTGGTAGCCAAAGCGATGCCGGAGATCATGGGGATGCACCGCGTTGAGCCGCGCGTGGCTGGCGTATTTGG encodes the following:
- a CDS encoding site-specific integrase, with the protein product KYASHARLNAVHPHDLRHRFGYQMAARVPLHRLAQIMGHDSLDTTLLYVRGTTQDLQADVETIAWT